taaattgtaatcGAAATTCGAAACTGATTGTTTTATGTAAAAATGGGTGATGTTCTCTCAATTATAATGGGTGGCATCCTATCATAGTTTGTCCCTTTAATCCGTGTAGGGTCGCAAAGAAAAAACTCATTATAAAGGATTATTTTCCTACCAGGCTTTGGAAACCTCATTCCCTTTGGTACCTAACCTGCCTGACATGAAGAAGGTataccaattggttttttgGCATCTAACCTGCCTGACATAAGCTAAGCTACCAATTCGTTTACTCCCAAATAgaaatgaaaactgaaaactgaaattaaattcatttgGTATTCTTACTTGTTGAAGTGCATGATCAATTTCAAGGGGGAGGGTTTAAATCAGGCTTATCATTCATTATACCTGATGACAACTTAGAAAAGTGGAGCCATTTACTCTTGAtagtaatttttgaaaaattcctGCTTTCTTAAACCATGCTAAAAAGGAAAGTGACTTTTTTTTGCAGGATAGTTCTGAGAAGTTACAAGCTCACACCTATGTATGGAGTGACAAAAATGATCCAAACTTGTATGGAGTTTGGGATTTTGAGGTAAAATTGTGTACTCTTTGAGTCttttctcacctaaatacatgCAATAGGTAGCGCTAGGCTTTGGACAATCTTTATTTGATATGTCAATGCTTCTCAATAAtaacctgattttttttttcttgctctGTTACTCTCACTGCATGGTTCTGCTCACctcaatttcatattatttcCATTCTGTTCCTCTTATATACCTCAATTTGTATTTACTCTTGAGGCTGTTGTCATTCTtcattttgttcaattgttttCAAGGGGAACCTGGGCCCATCAAGTTTAAAGCACTTGTCTAAGATCTTGATGGATGTATCTTCTAATTTTCCTAGTTTCTAGCCCTTTTTCATGATAATGAAACCAAGTAGCCTATGTGGCTATGTCCTCTTGGTTTAGGGGGAGGAAGTATAGAGAATTTATATAGTTGATAAAGATAGTTGTCCTGATGCCATCAGGGGGAAAAAGAGGAGAGATAAGATGACCCGAAATGACATAACTATTATTATGCCTCATTGTGGGTTCAATGCCGACACAACATTTGATTGCCAAGGCAGGTAGTTGCTGTCCATCAATTTTCTGATAAATTAATTGTCACTATATCATGAGATTAATATCACATTACTTATAAGGTGTTATTTTATgggtttatattatatttacttTTCTTCTGAAATTGGTTATTGTCCCCAATGTTTTTCTCTATTTGACTTGTCGTATTTATTCTTAAGGAATGGAAACGAGTACACAAGAATGATTTTATCAAGATGACCACTGGGTTTGTGGAAGAATTGGAGCAGCCTGAATCAAAACCAAGAGTTGCCACATATGAATCATTCTATAACCAGGATGGTCAAAATCCCCCTTCCTCTTGATACCATTCTTGATTTGTAAATCCCAAACTATTTTACacctgtatttttttttaccattctcAATGCTTCCATTATTAAAACTATGCTGTCATCCATTCTACTTTTTCTCCAGAATTTGTTGCAAATAAAAATTGCTTGCATTGCAGTGGTTAGTTCTcaatttttaacttctttttcatCCTTTGCGTGGAAAATAGTAAGATATAGAGACTGGGAATTATTTTTTCACCACGCAGTCTCTAGAAATATGGTGCCCAATTTCAGTAATCTTATAGGTGTATTAACCTAACCTTAACTATAGCTACCATGTTTATTATACACTTGGTTTAACTCAACGTTAACTATGGCTAATTGGCTATCATTTTTAATTGGGTTCACTCACTCTCCTCTCTCAAATTACAAAGAGAGGCCAAGAGTCTTATAGCTcaataatagagagagagagagagagagagagagagagagagagagacttaatGCAATTGGGTTTATTATTATACTGTGAGTAAAATCTTCGGTATTTGATGAAAGACAGCATAAGCAAATGAATAATTgaagagattgagagagagcttctttttgttttagctGGCCAGGAGATATTCGTCGTTCGATTCATTCCCTTGCCGCTAAGTTGGCTCTGTCATAGATCTGTCTACAGTATGCAGAATGCATGACTTTTGCTTATTATATGCTAGAGGAacaacatttttccattttagtgTGGGCGTCATGAATGCATGATTTGCACTCATGGCCTacaaggttaaaaaaaaaaaaaaaaaaaaaaaaaaaaaaaaaaaaaaaaaaaaaaaaaacttgtaataaagGCTTAGTTAAATTCAAACAATCATTTGCTGAAACCATACATACATACCGAGTGGAATGAATGTTGATTGGAGGGCAGATTAGAGCTAGTTAAAGAGCATGTGAATGCAAAACTAATAcgctaaaaaacaaaaacaaaaacaagaaaacaaaaaaggggtACAACCTTCATTTAAAGGATGCCACATGCATATTTTATTCTTGtcctcataatttttttcccaggATTTAGACGCATTGATGCAGACACAATAGGTGTCTAATGTACCACTTTGTACTCTTCAAAGCACTCTAATTTTTCATAGACAGTCAATCAGTTCATCCCAGAAGTAAAATTGgaggtaaaaattaaaaatgataattttattattattattattatgctgGAATGTGTTTATTGCCATACTCCCCAGATGTTCTGATCGGAGTCAATCATAATAAACCCTTACAAAAATACTTAAATGTCGCCTAGAGACTTGATCTGTTTCTAGTCTAGACCAGAATCGCTTccctttaattattttatcCCACAAAGTTGACATTAGTTTAGCTTGTTGGGCATGCGGCATATTTTCAGATATCCAAACTTCCCAGAGCCTGGTGATGAGCCTTCAAAAAGAAATGGCAAATATCCCGTTGCTTTTTTGTATCTCTGCTGAATCTGGAAATCAAACAGCATAAAGCTCATTGTTTCAGCTCAATATGGCTCATTTATAAACAACAACTAAATCACTAAATCACCATATAATCAGCGATATAATGGACTATGAACAACACATGAAAAAGCCACACAAAAGTTCaaagaaaaggatttttttttttactatgtaAATAGTGGGAGTGGAGTTCAACCACAGACACTAACCACAAAGGGTGCTAGTACCACTAAGCTATCACTCAAACCCCATAAAAGGTTAGAGAGAAGGATAATTCACTCTCAATCAACAAGGCCAGCTATAAagtaaaagaaacatgctagggACAAGATCTTTTCAACCAACAAGCAGTATCTTGGTATATGGGTAGCCCCTGACCTGAAGGGTAACTTtctcttttaagaaaaaaaatatgaacaaaattaCCTCAAGAATTTGTTCACTGCGTCGTAGACTGTTCCTGCCAACTACACAAACAGGTCCACCGGAACCTCCACCAGTAATTTTCACTCCATATATTGTCCCCTCTTTGGATTTAGATAATTTACCATGCTGTATTTCCTGGACTAACTGTACAAGCCTATCTGTCCCATCCGAGCCAAGCCCACAAACACTGTAGCTGAAGTGACACTGAAAAAGAAGGTAATATGTAAGACCTAAGaaccatttcattccttttatTCTATTTCAACACAGAAAACAAATCGATAAGAAAATCATGACTCCACAATTTCACTAGGttttctaagattttttttttttttgttaagttctaattttttttttattggttaggTACACACATGTCAGATAgatcttgaacccacaacctcattCTCCACCTAGCATTTATAAGGCGaggaggtgccaattgagctagaGTTTATTAGCGCTAGGTTTTCTAAGATATTCAGAACATGCATACAAAAGAAGATCAAGACACAATTATCAAACTCATAATACCTCCTATAAAGATATGATAAAACAACATGCTGGCGTTAGAAGCATAATGataaataaatcaccaaatatggATCTGGTCCTGAACAGAACAGAGACAGGATGGGACCTTCCAACATCCTACAACTCACCGGATATAACATAGTTCAGGTTTCATTGGGTTAGCAAGGTTAGGCTAATCAACCCTCCAACCCTAACTCAGGCCAAAAGATTTATGAAGCCctaacatctctctctctctctctcaggccAGAATAACATTTATTTCTCTTCTCACAGAACTactgattttcttaatttttgaaggTTGGGAGTCACCATGATGGTCAAATGGGCTGGCTTGACTTTCAAGTTTAAACTCAAACCAAGGCAAACTCAATTAGGCCTATGGAATCAGTGAGCATATGCTACTCCCCCAAACCTTGTGTTGATTGTCATATATCAGACCAGAACATAGATTCTACATATGAAGGCTACAACTTAAATAATTTGTTGTTGTACCATTTTTTTACAAGTAATATTGAAGAGGAGCTGTGCACACATAGCGTACTCCCAAGTAATTACAAAGAGTGAGAGTTGTAatccaaaagaaagagaattaaTGAAATCTACAATGGAGCCAAAATATTGCGTCATTCAAACAATGTTTTTATAAATGGCGGTTTCAGCTGCATGACTGAGACTACCACATGCTCAAATCATCAGTCCTTggacctatttccagcattattattattattattttgatcgCTAAGCTACGCACTCACTCAATGGGTATTAACCCCATGACCCGACCGTCCACATAGCACTTGTAAGGGGGTGCCAATt
The sequence above is drawn from the Quercus lobata isolate SW786 chromosome 12, ValleyOak3.0 Primary Assembly, whole genome shotgun sequence genome and encodes:
- the LOC115970001 gene encoding AIG2-like protein D isoform X1, translated to MSASASASANPVGVPVQHHHNVFVYGSLLADDVVKVLLKRVPPSSSAILHSFHRFSIKGRVYPAILPVENKKVTGKVLFGITNPELDILDTFEDVEYERRTVEVSLMGRKEKTHYKGLFSYQALETSFPLVPNLPDMKKDSSEKLQAHTYVWSDKNDPNLYGVWDFEEWKRVHKNDFIKMTTGFVEELEQPESKPRVATYESFYNQDGQNPPSS